A window of the Besnoitia besnoiti strain Bb-Ger1 chromosome VI, whole genome shotgun sequence genome harbors these coding sequences:
- a CDS encoding hypothetical protein (encoded by transcript BESB_069720), with the protein MPSASSPAYSAEELTSAREAFALLVETANLLLPSGAAPSTPLLLLLTRLCEEGWDPIFLAELVVAAQAEKRNFLLEQLAE; encoded by the coding sequence ATGCCGAGTGCATCGTCGCCGGCGTACTCTGCAGAGGAGCTGACAAGCGCCCGCGAAGCGTTTGCACTCCTCGTGGAGACCGCGAACCTTCTCCtgccctccggcgccgcgccgtcgacgccgcTGTTGCTTCTCCTCACGCGGCTATGCGAAGAAGGCTGGGACCCGATCTTCCTCGCggagctcgtcgtcgcggctcAGGCTGAGAAGCGCAACTTCCTCCTTGAACAACTCGCTGAGTGA